DNA from Mycobacterium bourgelatii:
AAAAAAGCGCCCACAGACCTTGGTCTGCGGACGCTTTTTCCGTCTGCTGCGGCGTTAGATGCCGGGGAACCAGAGCTCGATCTCGCGCTGGGCGGATTCGGGCGAATCGGACCCGTGCACCAGGTTGAACTGGGTTTCCAGGCCGAAATCACCCCGGATGGTTCCCGGCGTGGCCTTCTCCACGGGGTCGGTGCCGCCGGCGAGCTGCCGAAACGCCGAAATCGCCCGGGGGCCGACAATCACGGCCGCCACCACCGGTCCCGACGTGATGAACTCCAGCAACGACCCGAAGAACGGCTTGCCGTCGTGTTCGGCGTAATGCTTCCTGGCCAGCTCATCACTGACGGTCCTGAGCTCCAGCGCCGCGATGGTGAGGCCTTTGCGTTCGATGCGGCTGAGCACTTCGCCGATCAACTTGCGTTCCACGCCATCCGGCTTGATCAATACGAGGGTCCGTTCGGTCACGGTGGACAAGAGTAGAGGTCCCCACGGCGCACCGTCGACGGCAGCCCAAGCTCAGGGCGGACCGAAACGAGCTCAGGGCTGCTGACGTCGGAGGACTTCGGAGCGGAAATAGGCGATCAGCGCCCATACCCCGGCGAAGAGCACGCCGATGAAGCCCACCCCCGGATACACGAGAAAGCCGGCGATAACGACCAGCTGAACGGCCAGGTCGACCCAGATGGCCCAGGGCCTGCCTTGCAGCCCGGCAAGCGCGACCAGCAATACCGCCAGACCGATCAAGTAGCCCAGCGACGTCGCGGTGAGCCCTCCCCCGACCGCGCCCACCACGGGAATCGCCAGTAGCACGACGATTGCCTCCAGGAGCAGCGTGGCGGCCAGCACCCCGCGGAAGCTCTTCCAGGGATCGGGAGAACCAGAGGGGTCAGACGGACCGTGCGCTTCCTGCTCGGTCATTCCGGATCACGACCAAACAGAGTCCGCGCGGCGCCGGCGGTGACCACCGAACCGGTGATGACGATCCCGGTGCCCGACGCCACGCCGGCGTCTTCGGCGGTGGCGTCGTCCACCAGGGCGGTGGCGGCATCGATGGCGTCACGCAGGTTGGCGGCGGTGATCACCCGGTCGGGCCCGAATCGCTCCTGCGCGACCAGCGCCAGGGTTTCGACGTCCAATGCCCGCGGTGACCCGTTGTGCGTGACGACGACGGAATCGAACACCGGCTCCAGCGCGGCCAGGATGCCGTTCACGTCCTTGTCGGCCAGCACGCTGACCACCCCAACCAGCATCCGGAAATCGAACTCGTCGGCCAAAGTCTGCGCCAGCGCGGCCGCCCCGGCCGGATTGTGCGCGGCGTCGATGAACACCGTCGGGGCGCTGCGCATGCGCTCCAATCGCCCGGGGCTGGTGACGGCGGCGAAACCAGCGCGCACCGCGTCGACGTCGAGTTGACGCTGGGCGCCGGCGCCGAAGAACGCCTCGACCGCGGCCAAGGCGAGCGCCGCGTTGTGTGCCTGGTGCTCGCCGTGCAGGGGGAGGTAGATGTCGGAGTACACGCCGCCGAGGCCCTGTAGTTCCAGCATCTGCCCGCCGATGGCGACTTGCCGGCTCAACACAGCGAACTCGGAATCCTCCCGCGCAACCGCCGCGTCCGCGCGCACCGAGGCAGCCAGCAGGGCCTCCATTGCGGCCGGCGTTTGCCGAGCGATGACAGCAACGGTGTCCGGCGAACCGTCCGGCGCCTGCTGGATGATGCCCGCCTTCTCGCGGGCGATGCCCTCGATTTCGCTACCGAGGTACTCGACGTGATCGACGCTGATCGGGGTGATGACCGTCACCGGGGCATTGATCACGTTGGTGGCGTCCCACCGACCGCCGAGGCCCACCTCGACCACGGCGACGTCGACGGGAGCATCGGCGAATGCCGCGAACGCCATCGCGGTGAGCACTTCGAACTTGCTCATCGCCGGCCCTCCGGCCGCCTGCGATTGCTGGTCGACCAGCTGCACAAAGGGTTCGATATCCCGATACGCCGCGACGTATTGCGCTGGGCTGACGGGTTTGCCGTCGATCGAGATCCGTTCCACGGCCGACTGCAGGTGCGGGCTGGTGGTCCGGCCGGTGCGTTGATGCAGCGCGGTGACCAACGCGTCCACCATCCGCGCCACCGACGTCTTGCCGTTGGTACCCGCGATGTGGATCGAGGGGTAGCTGAGTTGCGGTGACCCCAACAGGTCCAGCAGCGCGCTGATGCGGGTCAGGCTCGGTTCGATCTTGGTCTCGGGCCAGCGCTGGTCCAGCAGGTGTTCAACCTGCAACAGGGAAGCGATCTCGTCCGGCGTCGGAGCCACCGTGGTGGCCGGCCAGTCCTGCGAATCGGAACTCATTGCAGCGCAGCCAGCCTGGCGCTGATGCGTTCGGTTTCCTCCTGCGCCACCCGCTGGCGGTCGCGGATCTTTGCGACGACGGCCTCGGGAGCCTTGGCAAGGAAATCCGCGTTACCCAGCTTGGCGGTCGTCGATGCGAACTCCTTCTGCGCTGCGGCCAAGTCCTTTTCCAGACGGCGGCGCTCGGCCTCGACATCGATGGTTCCGGAGGTGTCCAGCTCGACGACGACGGTGCCGCGGCTCAGCCTGACCTCCAGCGACACCGAAGGTTGGAACCCCGGTTCCGGCGCGGTGAGCCACGCCAGCGCCGTCACGGCGGACACCTGACCACTCAAGTCGGCGGCCTCGATGCCACCCAAGCGTGCGGGCACCTTCTGCCGGTCCGCCAGACCCTGGTCGCTGCGGAATCGGCGCACCTCGGTGACCAGCTTCTGCATGTCTTCAATCCGTTGTGCGGCAACGGGGTCCAGTGTTATTCCGGACGACGTCGGCCAGTCGGCGATCACCAGCGACTCGTGCCCGGTTTCCCCGTGCGTCAAAGCCTGCCACAGCGCCTCGGTGATAAACGGGATCACCGGATGCAGTAGTCGCAGCAGGGTGTCCAGTCCCGCGGCCAGCACGGCGGTGGTGTGCGTCAGTCCCTCGGCGAGCTGGGTCTTGGCCAATTCGACGTACCAGTCGCAGAATTCGTCCCACGCGAAGTGATAGAGCGCTTCGCAGGCGTGGCCGAACTCGTAGGCGTCGAAGGCTGAATCAACTTCGACGCGAACCTCTTCCAGTCGGCCGAGAATCCACCGGTCGGCGTCGGTCAGCCGGTCCGTCGGGGGCAGTGGGGCCAGTGCCGCACCGTTGAGCAGCGCATAACGAGTGGCGTTGAACAGCTTGGTGCCGAAGTTTCGCGACGCCCGGACGGCGTCCTCGCCGACGGCCAGGTCACTGCCGGGGCTGGCGCCGCGGGCCAGCGTGAACCGCAGGGCGTCAGCGCCGAACTTGTCGATCCAGTCCAGCGGATCAATGACGTTGCCCTTGGACTTGCTCATCTTGCGGCCGAACTCGTCGCGGATCAGCCCGTGCAGGAACACGTCGGTGAACGGCACCTGCGGGCCCCTGCGGCCATCGAGCGTGATGGCGTCGTCGCCGCCGACGAAGGTGCCGAACATCATCATCCGCGCGACCCAGAAGAACAGGATGTCGTAGCCGGTGACCAAAACGCTTGTCGGATAGAACTTTTCCAGCTCCAGGGTCTTTTCCGGCCAGCCGAGCGTGGAGAACGGCCACAGGGCCGAGGAGAACCAGGTGTCGAGGACGTCGGGGTCCTGCTCCCAACCCTCGGGCGGGGTTTCGTCGGGCCCGAAACACACCTTTTCACCGTTGGGTCCGTACCAGATCGGAATCCGGTGGCCCCACCACAACTGCCGTGAAATGCACCAGTCGTGCATGTCGTCCACCCAGGCGAACCAACGTGGCTCCAGGCTGGCGGGATGAATCACGGTGTCGCCGTTGCGGACCGCGTCGCCCGCGGCCTTCGCCAGCGACTCCACTCGCACCCACCACTGCAGCGACAGGCGCGGCTCGATCGGCTCCCCGCTGCGTTCGGAGTGCCCGACACTGTGCAGGTACGGCCGCTTTTCCGCGACGATTCTGCCTTCTGCCGCCAGCGCCTCACGCACCTTGCCCCTGGCCTCGAAGCGGTCCATGCCGTCGAATTGCGTTCCGGTGTCGGCGATCCGGCCCTTGGTGTCCATGATCGACGGCATCGGCAGCCGGTGGCGCATCCCGATCTCGAAGTCGTTGGGGTCGTGAGCGGGTGTCACTTTGACTGCGCCCGTGCCGAATTCGGGATCCACGTGTTCGTCGGCGACGATGATCAGCGACCTGTCCACGAACGGGTGCGGCAGGCTGGTGCCGACGAGGTGGCGGTAGCGCTCGTCGGAGGGGTGGACCGCGATCGCGGTGTCGCCCAGCATGGTCTCCACCCGGGTGGTGGCGACGACGATGTGGGGCTCGGAGTCGTCCATCGAGCCGTAGCGGAACGACACCAGCTCGCCCTCGACGTCCTGATAGTTGACCTCGAGGTCGGAGATTGCCGTCTCCAGCACCGGCGACCAGTTGACCAGCCGCTCGGCTTGATAAATCAGCCCGGCATCGAACAGTCGCTTGAAGATCGTGCGCACTGCGCGCGACAGGCCCTCGTCCATGGTGAACCTGTCGCGGCTCCAATCGACGCCGTCGCCGAGCCGACGCATCTGGCCGCCGATCGCACCCCCGGACTCACGCTTCCAATCCCAGACCTTCTCCACGAACAGTTCGCGGCCGAAGTCCTCCTTGGTCTTCCCGTCCACCGCGATCTGTTTTTCCACCACGGTCTGGGTAGCGATGCCGGCATGGTCGGTACCGGGCTGCCACAGCACCTCGTAACCCTGCATCCGCTTGCGGCGGGTCAGGGCGTCCATCATGGTGTGTTCCAGCGCGTGGCCCATGTGCAGGCTGCCCGTCACATTGGGCGGCGGAAGCACGATCGAATATGCGGGTTTACTACTGGTCGGGTCCGCGCGGAAGTAGCCGGCATCCAGCCACTTCTGATAGATCGCGGCCTCCTGCGCTTCCGGATCCCACGACTTGGGCAGCTTGTCGGAGGCAGAGTGGGGGCTGGCGGTCACCGGTCAATTCTAGGAACCGCGGTCCCCGCCCACGTAATCGCCCGAAAACGGCTGGTCAAAGGCTTAGCTCAGGGAAGCTCAGGCAGCTCAGGGAATCGTGAGCACCTGACCCGGGTAGATCAGGTCAGGGTTCGGGATGCCGCTGGCGTCGGCGATCACCTGATACTTGCTGCCGTCGCCGTAGAAGCGCTCCGAGATCGCCCACAAGGTGTCGCCGGAAACCACGGTGTACGTCCGCGCGGCGGGTTGTACGGGCTCGGCGGGGGCCTCCGATACCTGCTCCGCAGCCGGCGTCTCCGCGGCGGCTTCGGAGGCCTGCTGCTTCGAGGCCGCCCAGCTGCCGACTCCCGCATCCGCCGGTTCCGAGGCCGACTTGTCGGCAAGCGACTCTTCGGCGGCGGGCTCGGGCGGCGGCGGGGCATCGGTTTCCGTCTTCGTAGACCACGCAGGTCCGCTGGAGGAGTACAGCACGAGGTTGCGGTCGTCCTGCAGGATCAGCGCGACGTTCTTCTTGCCTTTGGTGTCGCTGTGCCAAACCGGCTTGTCCGCTGTGTAGAGGACGAAGTTGCCATCGCGCTGCACTTCGGCGCGCACCACATCCTGCCCATTGGTCCCGGTGGCCCAGATCGGCTTGCCGCGCGAGGCCAATACCAGGTTGCCGTCGTCTTGCAGGGTTAGCGTGTAGGCCCCGTTGCTAGAGACCAGCGACTCCCCCCGCACCAGTTTTTGGCCCTCCAACAGCCTGTCTGCCATGACATTCCTCTCTCTTCTCATCCCGATACCGAATCGGGCTTACGGATGACCGCACGGCACCACTTGTGCTCGACGCAATTGTGTTGTCGCGCTGGCTATTTCCTGCCGCCGAGCAGCCCGCCGAGGATGTCCCCCAGCGGTCCCCCCTTGTTGCCCAAGACGCTGCCAAGGATGCCGCCCAGGGACTTGTCTTTACTGCCGAGAATGCTGCCCAGAACGTCGCCCAGGCCGCCCGGCCCCTTCGGTTCCGGCTTGGCCTCCGGCTCGCCACCGAGCCGCTTCCCGATGTAGGCCAACACGATCGGAAGCACGATAGGCAGCAATTGCTTGAGCAGATCACTGTTGCCGGCGCCGCCGCCGGACAACGCCGATGCGACCTGGTCGGTGTCCTTGCCGCCGAACAGCGTGGCCACCGCCTGATGGCCCTCGCTCTCGTCGACCTGATCGAGACCCCCACCGGCGTCGAGCAGACCACGCGCCGCGTGACTGCTGGCGGCGGATTCGATCTTGCCCGCGTGTTCGGGGTCTTGCGAGCTTTGTTCCAATCCGCTGAGCAGCACCGGGACCAAGGTATGAACCGCGCTGTGAACTTCGCTTTCGTCGGCACCGAGTTTCGCTGCGATTTCCGTCGTCGGAATCTGGGCGTAGAGATCGTCGAGACCAGCCATGGGCGTACGCACCTTCGTTGCTGGGATGCAATGTCGAGCTAGTTACGACACTAGCCGCATGCCATCGGGGTGGAAACCCTGCGCCAAGCGCGATTCAGTTCAGCCGCTGGGTCTGCAGCGTCACACCTGCCGCCGGCAGACGCTCCAGCAGAGCATCACCCAGCGCCGCCGCGGGGGTCAGCACACCACGCAGATCGGAAAGCTTGTCACGGTCGAACGCGAGGGCAAGACCGCATTCCCCCAACAACACCGACGTCGCTTTGTAACCGGGGTCGCCCCGCTGTTCCATGCGCGCCACGTAACGGGCGTTGGTGGTCGTGGTGGTGTAGGTCTCGATCTTGTAGAACCCGCGCTCCCGAGCCTTTTCGCTCGGTCCGGTGCCCGGCTTCGGGGCCAAGCGCTCCACCAGGCCGCGCGGCAACCGCCGGAAGAAACGGCTGCCCAGTGCAAACGTTGCATTGCTGACGCCGGTCACGACGCCCGCGGCCACCGGGGCTACCGGCGACGACCCGAGACCGACGCTCTCGCTGTACCGGAAGCCCCGACCGTAGGCCCAGTCCAGTAATGCGTTGCTGCGTCGCACGATTCGGGTGTTGTACGGGGCCATCACGAATCCGGCCGTCCACACCTTGTCCAATTCCGGCGCAATCTGACGGCCCCGGCGCAGCGGCAGGTCGGGCTGTGGGCCGAGGTCGGGTTCTGCGCCGCGATCGGGGGTCAGTGTGTAGGGGTCGGCGAGCTGGCGGCGCGCTTCGGGATCGCTGGAGGCGGTGTTCAACACTTCCATCATCGACGCGAGGGTGCCGCCGGAGAAGCCACCGCGGAAGGACCGCACGACCAAGTTGGTGTCGGTCAGTTCGCCCGCGCCGTCCTCGCGTGCCGCCTTGTAGAGGGCGTAAACGGTCAAATCCGAAGGGACCGAGTCGAATCCGCAGGCGTGCACGATGCGGGCGCCGGTGTCGGCGGCCTGCTTGTGGTACAGGTCGATGCTTTCGCGGACGAACATCGCCTCGCCGGTGAGGTCCGCATAGTCGGTGCCCGCCGCGGCGCACGCGGCCACCAGCGGCGGGCCGTAGCGCGTGTAAGGCCCGACCGTGGTGATGACCACGCGGGCGCGGGCCGCCATCTCGTCGAGCGTGGACTGCTTTGCCGCATCGGCACACACAATGGGCCAGGCCTGGGCGGATTGGCCCAGCGACCGGCGGACTGCTTGCAACCGCTCGGTCGACCTGCCGGCCAGCGCAATCCGTGCGTCTCCCCCGGCGCGGGCCAGGTATTCGGCGGTCAGCTTCCCCACGAAGCCGGTCGCGCCATACAAGACGATGTCGAATTCACGGTCGTTGCCACGCGCTGCGTCTGTCACCCGTTCGACGCTACTACTCCGGTCCCCTCGGACGGCTTCCGGCCGCGTCGACGCAGCGCTAGGTTACCGCGTATGGCGCAACGAATCGCCGTCATCGGTGCGGGTATCGCCGGCCTGGCCAGCGCCGCGGCGTTGCAGCAGCGGGGTTACGACGTCCGCGTCATCGAGGAGCGCACCGATACCTCGACGGGTGCCGCTATCAGCATCTGGCCGAACGCGTTGGCGGCACTGGACACCCTGGGCGTGGGCGACGCGGTGCGCGCGGCCGGAGGCCGGATCGCCGCGGGTGCGCTGCGCTGGCGGGACGGGTCCTGGTTGCGCCGCCCAACCGCGTCGGCGGTAATCACCGCACTGGGCGAGCCACTGGTGGTGATCCAGCGGTCGGCGCTGCGCGACATCCTCACCGGCGCGGTGCGCAGCGGCTCGATCGAATACGGACTTGCTGCCGAGCAGGTGCTGGCCCAGGGGAACGGCGTGCGGATCACGTTGTCGGACGGCACCATCCGCGCTGTGGATGCGGTGATCGGCGCCGACGGGACGGGTTCAATGGTGGCCCGCCAGCTGAACGGGCCATTGCCGCACCGATACGCCGGTTACACCGCATGGCGCGGGATCGCCGAATGCGAAATGGATCCCGAACTTTCCGGCGAGACGCTGGGGCCTGGCGCCGAAACCGGGCACGTGCCAATGGGTTCCGGCCGGACATACTGGTTCACCACCCAACGCGCTCCGCAAGGCCAGACGGCAACCGACGGCGAATTGACATGTTTGCAGGCCAGGTTGGGCGGATGGCCCGAGCCGATTCCGGAGCTGCTGGCAGCAACCCCGCCCGACGCGGTGCTACGCAACGACCTCTACGACCGCAAACCCGCCCGTGTGTGGGCGAGCGGACCCGTACTCCTGGTCGGCGACGCGGCCCATCCGATGCGCCCACATTTGGGCCAGGGCGGATGCCAAGGCATCGAAGACGCCGCGATTTTGGGCGCCTTCGTCGCTGAGTCTGCTGACCTGCCAACGGCTTTCGCCCGGTTTGTCACCTTCCGCCGGCCCCGGATCGCGGCACTGGTTCGGGAGTCGGCAATGATCGGGCGGGTGGTCAACCTGCGGCCGGACTTCCTCAGCGCGATCGCCACGCGCGCGACGGCGCTGGTGCCCGAGTATGCGTTCCTTCGGCATCTGACGTCGGTGGCGGGACGGTCGGCGTTCGCACTGCCCGGCTAATCGGGCCCCGCCTGCTCGCATCAGTATGTGTTGCGCAACAACGGCGCTCACCGTCGGCCCACGTCACCAGTGGTGCGCTCGTCGAAATCCGGGCCCCAGGTAGCCGGGGTCATGGGAACGCTGAGCCCGTTACCGAAGATGTCGCCCGCCAGCGTGGTCACACCGATAGCACCACTCACCTCGGATTTCGTTGCGGTGCCGGTGAATCCAAGCGGTCCAGCGCCCGCGGTCGATGCGATGACGTCCACGAGCTCTTCCGGCGGCACGTCGGGTGTGTCATCGAGCGTCATGTACTCATCGCGATGGCCGCGTTCCTGCAGACCGTCGCGGCGACGCCGACGGACTTTGGACTTGCCGCTGGCGGCGGCCGCCGCCGGTGTCGAGATGTCCGCCGCCGCTGCGCCGGCCGTTGCCTTGTCGCGTAGCTGGGGGCCGAGCACCGGGCCCGGCCCGAGGTCGGGTCCAGCCACCAGGTAGGCGAATCCCGGTGCGCCCGCGGCAGGAGTGGAGGCGATAGTGGACGTCGTCGCTGGTGCCTGCGGCGTCGGTGCGGGTGTCGCCAGGGCGCCACCCGCCGTCGTCAACGAGGGCGCGATACTCGCCGCCGTCACGACCTGCTGCTCGGCGGGAAGGGCGGGCACCTCGGCGACCAACTCGGCGGGAGCCACGGGCATCGCGCACAAAGCGAGAGACAGCACCAGCGGGATCGCCCCCTGGGGAGCCATCACCGCGGCGTACATGGGCGTCCCCATCACCGCGAAGGTGAACGCGTAGGCGAACACATAGAAAAGCGGCATCCAGGTGACCGCCGCGGTGGCGGGGCTGGTGGCGAAATCGGTGAGCAGCTGCACCACGGTGCCGGCCGGGTTGAGCAGCAGCCCCTTGAGCGCCGCCCACATGCTGCTGAAGTGCTCCGATCCGGCGAACAAGTCGGCGATGGGATCGTAGAACGACACACCCAAGACGGTGATGGTGTTAGGCCTGGGTTTGGCCGCCGCCGCGGGGCTGGGCTGGGCGATCTCCGGCGCCGGACGTACCGGCTGTACAGCGGACAGCGCGGCGGTGGACACCGTCTGATAGACACCCATGACCGTGGCGGCCTGAACCCACATCCGGGCGTAGTCAGCCTCGGTGACGGCGATCGGGATCGTGTTGATGCCGAAGAAGTTGGTCGCGACCAGCGTGCCGAGCAGGGCACGGTTGGCCGCCAGTACCGCGGGCGTCGGCATGGCGGCCAGCGCCGCCGAGTAAGCGGCGGCCGCCGTCTCGTGTTGCGTGGCAGCCTCGGCGCTTCGACCGCTCGCCTCGGTCAGCCAGGCCAGGAACGGGGTGTGCGCCGCCGCGTATTGCGCCACGCTGGGCCCCTCCCACGTCCCGCCCAGCACCTCGTTCAGCAGCCCGGACAACTCGGCAGCCGTCGCGGAGTAATCGTCGCTCAGTGCGGCCCATTGCGCCGCAGCGGCCAACAGCGACCCCGGTCCCGGCCCACTGTTCAACAGGGCTGAGTGCACCTCCGGAGGTTCCGCCATCCACACCGGGCTGATCATCGCGGGAGATCCCGCCCACCGTGAGCAGCGCCAACGATGCCCACCACTGAACTTTTACGCGTCATGGCCCGTTTGGGAGGCCGCTACAGCCCCCCGACTCCCTTCTGTTTGGCTAACCTAACTTTGGTTACCCTAACCTTAATTAGAAAGGGGTGCGCGGCGGGGGTGGACTCGCCGACCATGTTCTGTTTCGGCCGTTGATGGGCGGCCAGGGCAATCGAGTAGGGGGCCGGGTTGACCGGCCCCCTCTCACACCACCGGACGTGCGGGCCTCGCATCCGGCGGTTCGCTAGGTCGTGTGGAATCTGGCCCAGGCGTGGTGAAACGTGATGAGGCCCTGCCGGTCCCAGTATCGGTTGGGCAGTGCCCGCGTCAGGACGGGCGAGCCCGCGATTCGCCAGTAGCCGCGGCTGCTCATGCCCCATTGCCAGGCCAGGTCGGCCCGGATCCCGAGTGCACGCAGGTTCGCGACCTTGGTGCGGACGCGTTTCCATTCCTTCCAGCGGATTTGGCGCAGTCGACGGCGGAACCACTCATCCAGATCCCGGAACTTGCGGGTGTGTCCGCTAGGCGGAAGTACCCCATCCAGCCCCGGACGTATTGGTTCAGCCGCATGATGCGGTACTCCATGGCCACACTCCACCGCCGCGACGTCAACGACCGGATGCGGGCTTTGGCCCGCTGCCACGCCTTGGGCGCGACCCGGATCTTGACCCCGGAGGTAGTGAAGAAGAACCCGAACCCCAGCAACACAGCTGTCGTCGCCGGGGCGATCGAGGACTTGGCCTGGTTCACCCTCAACTTCAACCGCTGCTCCAGCAGCCGAGTGCCCTGTTCGAGCACCCGCTCGGCCGCCCGCTTCGATTTCACAAAGACCCGGATATCGTCGGCGTAGCGGACAAACCGGTGCCCACGCGCCCAGAACTCCTGATCGAAATCGTCGAGCATGATGTTCGACAACAGCGGCGATAACGGCGACCCCCTGTGGGGTCCCCTGGCTCACCGCCTGCCGCACCCCATCGGCCATGATCCCCGCCTCCAAATAGCGGCGGATCAGCTTCAGCAGCCGTTTGTCGTTCACTTTCCGCGCAACCCGGGCCATCAGCACGTCGTGGTTGACCCGATCGAAGAACGCATCCAGGTCCACCTCGACCACCCACCGATACCCCTGCTCG
Protein-coding regions in this window:
- a CDS encoding DUF937 domain-containing protein: MAGLDDLYAQIPTTEIAAKLGADESEVHSAVHTLVPVLLSGLEQSSQDPEHAGKIESAASSHAARGLLDAGGGLDQVDESEGHQAVATLFGGKDTDQVASALSGGGAGNSDLLKQLLPIVLPIVLAYIGKRLGGEPEAKPEPKGPGGLGDVLGSILGSKDKSLGGILGSVLGNKGGPLGDILGGLLGGRK
- a CDS encoding valine--tRNA ligase; this translates as MTASPHSASDKLPKSWDPEAQEAAIYQKWLDAGYFRADPTSSKPAYSIVLPPPNVTGSLHMGHALEHTMMDALTRRKRMQGYEVLWQPGTDHAGIATQTVVEKQIAVDGKTKEDFGRELFVEKVWDWKRESGGAIGGQMRRLGDGVDWSRDRFTMDEGLSRAVRTIFKRLFDAGLIYQAERLVNWSPVLETAISDLEVNYQDVEGELVSFRYGSMDDSEPHIVVATTRVETMLGDTAIAVHPSDERYRHLVGTSLPHPFVDRSLIIVADEHVDPEFGTGAVKVTPAHDPNDFEIGMRHRLPMPSIMDTKGRIADTGTQFDGMDRFEARGKVREALAAEGRIVAEKRPYLHSVGHSERSGEPIEPRLSLQWWVRVESLAKAAGDAVRNGDTVIHPASLEPRWFAWVDDMHDWCISRQLWWGHRIPIWYGPNGEKVCFGPDETPPEGWEQDPDVLDTWFSSALWPFSTLGWPEKTLELEKFYPTSVLVTGYDILFFWVARMMMFGTFVGGDDAITLDGRRGPQVPFTDVFLHGLIRDEFGRKMSKSKGNVIDPLDWIDKFGADALRFTLARGASPGSDLAVGEDAVRASRNFGTKLFNATRYALLNGAALAPLPPTDRLTDADRWILGRLEEVRVEVDSAFDAYEFGHACEALYHFAWDEFCDWYVELAKTQLAEGLTHTTAVLAAGLDTLLRLLHPVIPFITEALWQALTHGETGHESLVIADWPTSSGITLDPVAAQRIEDMQKLVTEVRRFRSDQGLADRQKVPARLGGIEAADLSGQVSAVTALAWLTAPEPGFQPSVSLEVRLSRGTVVVELDTSGTIDVEAERRRLEKDLAAAQKEFASTTAKLGNADFLAKAPEAVVAKIRDRQRVAQEETERISARLAALQ
- the folC gene encoding bifunctional tetrahydrofolate synthase/dihydrofolate synthase translates to MSSDSQDWPATTVAPTPDEIASLLQVEHLLDQRWPETKIEPSLTRISALLDLLGSPQLSYPSIHIAGTNGKTSVARMVDALVTALHQRTGRTTSPHLQSAVERISIDGKPVSPAQYVAAYRDIEPFVQLVDQQSQAAGGPAMSKFEVLTAMAFAAFADAPVDVAVVEVGLGGRWDATNVINAPVTVITPISVDHVEYLGSEIEGIAREKAGIIQQAPDGSPDTVAVIARQTPAAMEALLAASVRADAAVAREDSEFAVLSRQVAIGGQMLELQGLGGVYSDIYLPLHGEHQAHNAALALAAVEAFFGAGAQRQLDVDAVRAGFAAVTSPGRLERMRSAPTVFIDAAHNPAGAAALAQTLADEFDFRMLVGVVSVLADKDVNGILAALEPVFDSVVVTHNGSPRALDVETLALVAQERFGPDRVITAANLRDAIDAATALVDDATAEDAGVASGTGIVITGSVVTAGAARTLFGRDPE
- the ndk gene encoding nucleoside-diphosphate kinase codes for the protein MTERTLVLIKPDGVERKLIGEVLSRIERKGLTIAALELRTVSDELARKHYAEHDGKPFFGSLLEFITSGPVVAAVIVGPRAISAFRQLAGGTDPVEKATPGTIRGDFGLETQFNLVHGSDSPESAQREIELWFPGI
- a CDS encoding DUF4233 domain-containing protein, with the translated sequence MTEQEAHGPSDPSGSPDPWKSFRGVLAATLLLEAIVVLLAIPVVGAVGGGLTATSLGYLIGLAVLLVALAGLQGRPWAIWVDLAVQLVVIAGFLVYPGVGFIGVLFAGVWALIAYFRSEVLRRQQP
- a CDS encoding PPE family protein, whose protein sequence is MISPVWMAEPPEVHSALLNSGPGPGSLLAAAAQWAALSDDYSATAAELSGLLNEVLGGTWEGPSVAQYAAAHTPFLAWLTEASGRSAEAATQHETAAAAYSAALAAMPTPAVLAANRALLGTLVATNFFGINTIPIAVTEADYARMWVQAATVMGVYQTVSTAALSAVQPVRPAPEIAQPSPAAAAKPRPNTITVLGVSFYDPIADLFAGSEHFSSMWAALKGLLLNPAGTVVQLLTDFATSPATAAVTWMPLFYVFAYAFTFAVMGTPMYAAVMAPQGAIPLVLSLALCAMPVAPAELVAEVPALPAEQQVVTAASIAPSLTTAGGALATPAPTPQAPATTSTIASTPAAGAPGFAYLVAGPDLGPGPVLGPQLRDKATAGAAAADISTPAAAAASGKSKVRRRRRDGLQERGHRDEYMTLDDTPDVPPEELVDVIASTAGAGPLGFTGTATKSEVSGAIGVTTLAGDIFGNGLSVPMTPATWGPDFDERTTGDVGRR
- a CDS encoding FAD-dependent oxidoreductase, with the translated sequence MAQRIAVIGAGIAGLASAAALQQRGYDVRVIEERTDTSTGAAISIWPNALAALDTLGVGDAVRAAGGRIAAGALRWRDGSWLRRPTASAVITALGEPLVVIQRSALRDILTGAVRSGSIEYGLAAEQVLAQGNGVRITLSDGTIRAVDAVIGADGTGSMVARQLNGPLPHRYAGYTAWRGIAECEMDPELSGETLGPGAETGHVPMGSGRTYWFTTQRAPQGQTATDGELTCLQARLGGWPEPIPELLAATPPDAVLRNDLYDRKPARVWASGPVLLVGDAAHPMRPHLGQGGCQGIEDAAILGAFVAESADLPTAFARFVTFRRPRIAALVRESAMIGRVVNLRPDFLSAIATRATALVPEYAFLRHLTSVAGRSAFALPG
- a CDS encoding group II intron maturase-specific domain-containing protein, whose amino-acid sequence is MLDDFDQEFWARGHRFVRYADDIRVFVKSKRAAERVLEQGTRLLEQRLKLRVNQAKSSIAPATTAVLLGFGFFFTTSGVKIRVAPKAWQRAKARIRSLTSRRWSVAMEYRIMRLNQYVRGWMGYFRLADTPASSGIWMSGSAVDCAKSAGRNGNASAPRSRTCVHSGSGPTWPGNGA
- a CDS encoding LysM peptidoglycan-binding domain-containing protein — encoded protein: MADRLLEGQKLVRGESLVSSNGAYTLTLQDDGNLVLASRGKPIWATGTNGQDVVRAEVQRDGNFVLYTADKPVWHSDTKGKKNVALILQDDRNLVLYSSSGPAWSTKTETDAPPPPEPAAEESLADKSASEPADAGVGSWAASKQQASEAAAETPAAEQVSEAPAEPVQPAARTYTVVSGDTLWAISERFYGDGSKYQVIADASGIPNPDLIYPGQVLTIP
- a CDS encoding saccharopine dehydrogenase family protein, translating into MTDAARGNDREFDIVLYGATGFVGKLTAEYLARAGGDARIALAGRSTERLQAVRRSLGQSAQAWPIVCADAAKQSTLDEMAARARVVITTVGPYTRYGPPLVAACAAAGTDYADLTGEAMFVRESIDLYHKQAADTGARIVHACGFDSVPSDLTVYALYKAAREDGAGELTDTNLVVRSFRGGFSGGTLASMMEVLNTASSDPEARRQLADPYTLTPDRGAEPDLGPQPDLPLRRGRQIAPELDKVWTAGFVMAPYNTRIVRRSNALLDWAYGRGFRYSESVGLGSSPVAPVAAGVVTGVSNATFALGSRFFRRLPRGLVERLAPKPGTGPSEKARERGFYKIETYTTTTTNARYVARMEQRGDPGYKATSVLLGECGLALAFDRDKLSDLRGVLTPAAALGDALLERLPAAGVTLQTQRLN